A window of the Brachybacterium sacelli genome harbors these coding sequences:
- a CDS encoding AAA family ATPase, producing MSMTPEQARWFADTFDKLVQSVGQAVLGKNEVVRLVLTAMMAPGHVLLEDAPGTGKTSLARSIAATVQGTSTRIQFTPDLLPSDVTGVTIYDQNTKAFEFHKGPVFANIVLADEINRASPKTQSAMLEVMEEGRVTVDGVTHEVGNPFLVVATQNPIEQAGTYRLPEAQLDRFLMKTSLGYPDHASSVQILQGSALRDRSSQLSPRISLQAVNDMTELASTVHVDPAVLEYVSRLMEETRLAPEVRVGVSIRGALALMRAVKVWAAVNGRHYVVPDDVKHLVEPVWLHRFVLDPEAEFAGTTAQSVMAKILSEVAPPQARQQSA from the coding sequence GTGAGCATGACCCCTGAACAGGCCCGCTGGTTCGCCGACACCTTCGACAAACTCGTCCAGAGCGTGGGACAGGCCGTCCTGGGCAAGAACGAGGTGGTCCGCCTGGTGCTGACCGCCATGATGGCTCCCGGCCACGTCCTGCTCGAGGACGCGCCCGGCACCGGGAAGACGTCGCTGGCCCGCTCCATCGCCGCGACCGTGCAGGGCACCAGCACCCGCATCCAGTTCACCCCCGACCTGCTGCCCTCGGACGTCACGGGCGTGACGATCTACGACCAGAACACCAAGGCCTTCGAGTTCCACAAGGGCCCCGTGTTCGCGAACATCGTGCTGGCCGACGAGATCAACCGCGCCTCGCCGAAGACCCAGTCCGCCATGCTCGAGGTCATGGAGGAGGGGCGGGTCACTGTCGACGGCGTGACCCACGAGGTCGGCAACCCCTTCCTGGTGGTCGCCACCCAGAACCCCATCGAGCAGGCCGGCACCTACCGGCTCCCGGAAGCGCAGCTGGACCGCTTCCTCATGAAGACCTCGCTGGGCTACCCGGATCACGCCTCGAGCGTGCAGATCCTCCAGGGGTCCGCGCTGCGCGACCGTTCCAGCCAGCTCAGCCCGCGCATCTCCCTGCAGGCCGTCAACGACATGACCGAGCTGGCCTCGACCGTGCACGTGGACCCGGCCGTCCTCGAGTACGTCTCCCGCCTCATGGAGGAGACCCGCCTGGCCCCCGAGGTGCGCGTCGGCGTGTCCATCCGCGGCGCGCTCGCGCTCATGCGCGCGGTCAAGGTGTGGGCAGCGGTCAACGGTCGCCACTATGTCGTCCCCGACGACGTCAAGCATCTCGTCGAGCCCGTGTGGCTGCACCGCTTCGTGCTCGACCCCGAGGCCGAGTTCGCGGGCACCACCGCCCAGAGCGTCATGGCCAAGATCCTCAGTGAGGTGGCGCCTCCCCAGGCGCGTCAGCAGTCCGCATGA
- a CDS encoding DUF58 domain-containing protein: MNPETSLPTDTADAKAEAKKRRAAAKAEKRAEARGRRGRSQDGADGSPADGESSADGSGGAAPSRRTGLAGWRDRLVGLWMRYVHPVLDVVSPIGWSVLAVAVTCWVLGLLLHLTELNVVALVLTVPLVVAGLFVLGRSNYKVTLDLQTHRVVVGTRAVGRVEIANPTQRPILPSRIELAVGSATAQFMVPRLDADAEHEELFAVPTKRRAVLVVGPVRSVRDDPLSLMRRQVTWAKAQELYVHPRTVRLDEAASGFLRDLEGTPSSDLSSSDIAFHALRDYAPGDDRRHVHWRTTARTGKLMVRQFEETRRSHVVVALDNLAEHYASDEEFELAVSTAASISAQTMREEKELTPFSFDERQRTGTFRQLMDDYTVAEPLKEKISLHELGQKATDLAANASAVMMVVGSHTTARELNSAANQLPIGVMAVAIRCVDDAEVKRSAIGSLDVVTLGSLETLARALRAVGR; this comes from the coding sequence ATGAATCCCGAGACGTCCCTCCCCACCGACACCGCCGACGCCAAGGCCGAGGCGAAGAAGCGGCGCGCCGCCGCCAAGGCCGAGAAACGGGCGGAGGCGCGAGGTCGGCGCGGCCGGAGCCAGGACGGCGCGGATGGCTCGCCCGCGGACGGCGAGTCCTCGGCCGACGGGTCGGGTGGGGCCGCCCCGTCGCGCAGGACCGGTCTGGCCGGCTGGAGAGATCGCCTGGTCGGGCTGTGGATGCGGTACGTCCACCCGGTCCTGGACGTGGTCTCGCCGATCGGCTGGTCGGTCCTCGCCGTCGCTGTGACCTGCTGGGTCCTCGGGCTCCTACTGCACCTGACGGAGCTGAACGTCGTCGCCCTGGTGCTCACCGTGCCCCTCGTGGTCGCCGGCCTGTTCGTGCTTGGCAGGTCCAACTACAAGGTCACCCTCGACCTGCAGACGCATCGCGTCGTGGTCGGCACGCGTGCCGTGGGGCGGGTCGAGATCGCCAATCCCACCCAGCGGCCGATCCTGCCCTCTCGTATCGAACTCGCCGTCGGCTCCGCCACTGCCCAGTTCATGGTGCCCCGCCTGGACGCCGACGCCGAGCACGAGGAGCTGTTCGCGGTCCCCACCAAGCGCCGCGCGGTCCTGGTCGTCGGCCCGGTGCGCTCGGTCCGCGACGATCCTCTCTCGCTCATGCGCCGCCAGGTGACGTGGGCGAAGGCGCAGGAGCTCTACGTGCACCCGCGCACCGTGCGCCTCGACGAGGCGGCCAGCGGCTTCCTCCGCGACCTCGAGGGGACCCCCTCCTCGGACCTCTCCAGCTCCGACATCGCCTTCCACGCCCTGCGCGACTATGCGCCCGGCGACGACCGGCGCCATGTCCACTGGCGCACCACCGCCCGCACCGGCAAGCTGATGGTCCGCCAGTTCGAGGAGACCCGCCGCTCCCACGTGGTGGTGGCGCTGGACAACCTGGCTGAGCACTACGCCAGCGACGAGGAGTTCGAGCTCGCCGTGTCCACCGCTGCCTCGATCTCCGCCCAGACCATGCGGGAGGAGAAGGAGCTGACCCCGTTCTCCTTCGACGAGCGCCAACGCACCGGCACGTTCCGCCAGCTGATGGACGACTACACCGTCGCGGAACCTCTCAAGGAGAAGATCTCCTTGCATGAACTGGGCCAGAAGGCCACTGACCTGGCCGCCAACGCCTCCGCGGTGATGATGGTGGTCGGTTCCCACACCACGGCGCGGGAACTGAATTCCGCCGCCAACCAGCTTCCGATCGGGGTGATGGCCGTGGCGATCCGTTGCGTGGACGATGCAGAGGTGAAGCGCTCGGCGATCGGCAGCCTCGACGTGGTCACTCTCGGCTCGCTCGAGACCCTGGCCCGCGCACTGAGGGCGGTGGGACGATGA
- a CDS encoding transglutaminase domain-containing protein, giving the protein MTSPSTRAQRPTYFSSVPNGRRAVDIAVLAVLFLLALLGFQTVYGGIQYLLTGIMAMVFGILIALVAARFRWGPLRMTPAVLLVYFLFGSMFAAPTRAIWGVVPSLGSLKELLFAPVTSWKAALTVAPPVGSAQGVLGVVWIGVLVLTLLGTTVVLRTRFYVLAWLFPIALVLLSVVFGTTDVFWPVLRGVLFAVVSVGWLTWRFEGARLDSAQSTIISDTVRPGSWKNPVLRRRVIGGAVIMALAVGLAAGAQSLLDPPEGTVRYAQRNHVTPPFDPHDYVSPLTEFRGYLKHQREEELFTITGVEGGSKVRLATMDQYNLQVYDVAGSRDEDSASGAFLPTATGVNFHEAGPDQRTSTITVGAYSGVWMPTLGERTDRIDIDGMPIDREGATAENLYLNEKSQTAVNSSGVQQGDTYDLRYEPYTPLTTEEMKTAHFADIELPPNSRMDQMAVAAEEWAGTSDSDYERFGNLVRGIKAEAYYSNGLGEDAASLPGHGASRLLAMLEPIGFDEERDDAQPFGKIGDEEQFAALTAVMARSIGIPARVAMGFQVPEGQDGTVSVTGEDVTAWVEVPFEGHGWVRFDPAPEEDEEPTQPEPKEVEEPLPQVAQPPPPPAEPPSPPPGAMSDDSDDDEDENDESTSWVVYAAYGMLPIVLVVLAAVAVVVAKSVRRDRRRTRGGLPDRVDGGWQEILDLMTDLGRKPDPIMTRAETAARLHADLPELGALTLAGRADRAVFGPDDLSEPAVEEYWSHVMTARDDMTAAVPWHRNLRAAISLRSFRSRSQDRRADQKRVRATTRAREKAQRRAEAMRRRRSSLRSMRKNRAKKSSRKGPS; this is encoded by the coding sequence ATGACGTCGCCGAGCACCCGGGCCCAGCGCCCCACCTACTTCTCGAGCGTGCCCAACGGCCGCCGCGCGGTCGACATCGCCGTCCTGGCCGTCCTGTTCCTCCTGGCCCTGCTCGGCTTCCAGACCGTCTACGGCGGGATCCAATATCTCCTGACCGGGATCATGGCGATGGTCTTCGGGATCCTCATCGCCCTGGTCGCGGCCCGCTTCCGTTGGGGGCCGCTGCGGATGACGCCGGCAGTGCTCCTGGTGTACTTCCTGTTCGGCTCGATGTTCGCAGCGCCGACGCGGGCGATCTGGGGCGTCGTGCCGAGCCTCGGCTCTCTGAAGGAGCTGCTGTTCGCACCGGTCACCAGCTGGAAAGCCGCGCTGACCGTCGCCCCGCCGGTCGGCTCCGCCCAGGGCGTGCTGGGGGTCGTCTGGATCGGCGTGCTGGTGCTGACCCTGCTGGGCACGACGGTGGTGCTGCGCACCCGTTTCTACGTACTCGCCTGGCTGTTCCCGATCGCGCTGGTGCTGCTCTCGGTCGTATTCGGCACTACCGACGTGTTCTGGCCGGTGCTGCGCGGCGTGCTGTTCGCGGTCGTCTCCGTGGGGTGGCTGACCTGGCGCTTCGAGGGTGCGCGCCTGGACAGCGCCCAGTCCACGATCATCTCCGACACCGTGCGACCGGGCTCCTGGAAGAACCCGGTGCTGCGGCGGCGCGTGATCGGAGGAGCGGTGATCATGGCGCTGGCCGTCGGCCTCGCCGCCGGCGCCCAGTCGCTGCTCGACCCGCCCGAAGGCACAGTGCGCTACGCCCAGCGCAATCACGTCACCCCGCCTTTCGACCCCCACGACTACGTCTCCCCGCTGACGGAGTTTCGCGGCTATCTCAAGCATCAGCGTGAGGAGGAGCTGTTCACCATCACCGGCGTGGAGGGCGGGTCGAAGGTGCGTCTGGCCACGATGGACCAGTACAACCTGCAGGTCTACGACGTCGCCGGGAGCCGTGACGAGGACAGCGCCTCCGGTGCCTTCCTGCCCACCGCCACCGGGGTGAACTTCCACGAGGCCGGGCCTGACCAGCGCACCTCGACGATCACGGTCGGTGCCTACTCGGGCGTCTGGATGCCCACGCTCGGTGAGCGCACAGATCGGATCGACATCGACGGGATGCCGATAGATCGGGAGGGCGCGACCGCGGAGAACCTCTACCTCAACGAGAAGTCCCAGACCGCGGTGAACTCCTCCGGCGTCCAGCAGGGCGACACCTACGATCTGCGCTATGAGCCGTACACGCCGCTGACGACCGAGGAGATGAAGACGGCGCACTTCGCCGACATCGAGCTGCCACCGAACTCACGGATGGATCAGATGGCCGTGGCCGCGGAGGAATGGGCGGGAACCTCGGACTCCGACTACGAGCGGTTCGGCAACCTGGTGCGGGGCATCAAGGCGGAGGCGTATTACTCGAACGGGCTCGGGGAGGACGCCGCCTCCCTGCCGGGCCACGGGGCGAGCCGTCTGCTGGCGATGCTCGAGCCCATCGGGTTCGACGAGGAGAGGGACGACGCCCAGCCCTTCGGCAAGATCGGTGACGAGGAGCAGTTCGCCGCGCTGACGGCCGTGATGGCCCGGTCGATCGGCATCCCCGCACGGGTGGCGATGGGGTTCCAGGTCCCTGAAGGCCAGGACGGCACCGTCTCCGTCACCGGCGAGGATGTCACCGCCTGGGTCGAGGTGCCCTTCGAGGGACACGGCTGGGTGCGCTTCGACCCGGCGCCCGAGGAGGACGAGGAGCCCACGCAGCCCGAGCCCAAGGAGGTCGAGGAGCCGCTACCGCAGGTAGCGCAGCCGCCGCCCCCGCCCGCCGAGCCGCCGAGCCCGCCGCCGGGCGCGATGAGCGATGACTCCGACGACGACGAGGACGAGAACGACGAGTCGACCTCCTGGGTCGTCTACGCCGCCTACGGGATGCTCCCGATCGTGCTGGTGGTCCTCGCCGCCGTGGCGGTCGTCGTGGCCAAATCGGTCCGGCGTGACCGCCGCCGCACCCGAGGCGGGCTGCCGGACCGCGTCGACGGCGGCTGGCAGGAGATCCTGGACCTGATGACAGACCTCGGGCGCAAGCCCGACCCGATCATGACCAGGGCCGAGACCGCCGCCCGATTGCACGCGGACCTGCCCGAGCTGGGAGCTCTCACCCTTGCCGGTCGCGCCGATCGAGCCGTCTTCGGCCCGGACGACCTGTCCGAACCGGCGGTCGAGGAGTACTGGTCCCACGTCATGACGGCCCGTGATGACATGACGGCCGCGGTGCCGTGGCACCGGAATCTGCGGGCCGCGATCTCCCTGCGCTCCTTCCGCAGCCGGTCCCAGGACCGCCGGGCGGATCAGAAGCGGGTGCGGGCGACCACTCGCGCCCGGGAGAAGGCCCAGCGCCGTGCCGAGGCGATGCGCCGTCGGCGGTCGTCGCTGCGCAGCATGCGGAAGAACAGAGCGAAGAAGTCGTCGAGGAAGGGCCCGTCCTGA
- a CDS encoding RDD family protein: MSQTRYCSTCGTLLTEGAAICGECGARYQASPYERRATDAPGAWSTQPKARPRDLGKQEEAPEEDEGIELISRESLTPKEPGATTLRSREQYDQVMVTQPPMNQNGPGASSGQPSGPGSPVSAPAPAPAPGAAGPVTGPGRDMEPPLDGCTPASPLKRLVAALIDGVIASLVTIPLMIGIILLVTQDPSAVLPYILIGVGVALPLAYSILMIWLSGSKGFTLGKLIMGLRITRFSEGGGIGFLRALGRWVLYGIISWLMALSIFIDPKKLLRGFHDRAIDSVVVDIKAGRNPFLPRRDDFERASDEHYLGSSSVAVSTHENLLAEPGSAWRDGSAGSSTGQPAESGAWGSDAPAGASPYAPSASSGSSAADAPISASPWSSAPPAPGQESSAPAPHGAGSAWAPPPVDPAAQPSWDAQAPAQGQPEQQWGEGAPSAQPEQQWGQQAPAPATSWDQGQQAPPPAPSAGQGDWGPSSASPQPPAPSYGEPSQQPYQGQAPQQPAPSYGDPAQQSYQAPVPGAESVAGTPAPAVGPSSAPNELTGDAWGEVDDSVDEQTRLTVPEESIEDLEQTRVSAVTLPSVKKLRLTADDGADRMVDKAVVIGRNPASDGPEVLFVLQDGTRSVSKTHLRIDGTGDDVVVTDLGSTNGSTILRADGSRENLVPNSPTVLPTGAQVTLGDRTLSVEREQ, translated from the coding sequence ATGAGCCAGACGCGATACTGCAGCACCTGCGGGACTCTGCTGACCGAAGGGGCCGCGATCTGCGGCGAGTGCGGTGCGCGCTACCAGGCCTCGCCCTACGAGCGCCGCGCCACCGATGCGCCCGGGGCCTGGTCCACGCAGCCGAAGGCCCGCCCCCGTGACCTCGGGAAGCAAGAGGAGGCGCCGGAGGAGGACGAGGGGATCGAACTGATCTCCCGCGAATCGCTGACACCGAAGGAGCCCGGGGCGACGACTTTGCGGTCCCGGGAACAGTACGATCAGGTGATGGTCACTCAGCCACCGATGAACCAGAACGGTCCCGGAGCCTCCTCTGGCCAGCCCAGCGGTCCCGGGTCCCCGGTCTCGGCGCCCGCACCGGCACCGGCCCCCGGCGCCGCGGGACCCGTGACCGGGCCGGGCCGGGACATGGAGCCCCCGCTCGACGGCTGCACGCCGGCTTCGCCGCTCAAGCGCCTGGTGGCGGCGCTGATCGACGGGGTGATCGCGAGCCTGGTCACGATCCCGCTGATGATCGGCATCATCCTGCTGGTGACGCAGGATCCCAGTGCCGTGCTGCCGTACATCCTGATCGGCGTGGGAGTGGCCCTGCCGCTCGCGTACTCGATCCTGATGATCTGGTTGTCCGGCTCCAAGGGATTCACCCTCGGCAAGCTGATCATGGGGCTGCGGATCACGCGGTTCAGCGAGGGCGGGGGCATCGGATTCCTGCGCGCGCTGGGTCGCTGGGTGCTCTACGGGATCATCTCGTGGCTGATGGCGCTGTCGATCTTCATCGACCCGAAGAAGCTGCTGCGCGGCTTCCACGACCGGGCCATCGACTCCGTGGTGGTCGACATCAAGGCCGGCCGAAACCCGTTCTTGCCGCGCCGCGACGACTTCGAGCGTGCGAGCGACGAGCACTACCTGGGTTCCTCCTCGGTGGCCGTGAGCACCCACGAGAACCTCCTGGCCGAGCCGGGCTCGGCGTGGCGCGACGGTTCCGCAGGCTCTTCGACCGGGCAGCCGGCCGAAAGCGGTGCCTGGGGCTCTGACGCACCAGCCGGCGCGAGCCCGTACGCCCCCTCGGCCTCGAGCGGCTCCTCGGCCGCCGACGCGCCGATCAGCGCCTCGCCGTGGTCCTCGGCCCCGCCGGCCCCGGGCCAGGAATCCTCCGCGCCGGCGCCCCACGGTGCCGGCAGCGCCTGGGCACCTCCGCCGGTCGATCCCGCCGCCCAGCCCTCGTGGGACGCGCAGGCACCTGCGCAGGGTCAGCCCGAACAGCAGTGGGGCGAGGGTGCTCCGTCGGCCCAGCCGGAGCAGCAGTGGGGTCAGCAGGCCCCGGCGCCGGCGACGTCATGGGATCAGGGCCAGCAGGCTCCGCCTCCCGCCCCGTCCGCGGGGCAGGGCGACTGGGGCCCGTCATCGGCTTCCCCTCAGCCGCCCGCGCCCTCCTACGGCGAACCTTCCCAGCAGCCCTACCAGGGCCAGGCTCCGCAGCAGCCTGCGCCGTCCTACGGCGATCCGGCCCAGCAGTCGTACCAGGCTCCCGTTCCCGGAGCGGAGTCTGTCGCGGGTACCCCTGCCCCCGCCGTCGGCCCGAGCAGCGCTCCGAACGAGCTCACCGGCGATGCCTGGGGCGAGGTCGACGATTCCGTGGACGAGCAGACGCGTCTGACGGTGCCCGAGGAATCGATCGAGGACCTCGAGCAGACGCGCGTCTCGGCGGTGACGCTGCCGTCCGTCAAGAAGCTGCGTCTGACCGCGGACGACGGTGCCGATCGGATGGTGGACAAGGCCGTGGTGATCGGTCGCAACCCCGCCTCCGACGGCCCGGAGGTGCTGTTCGTGCTCCAGGACGGGACCCGCTCGGTCTCCAAGACTCACCTGCGCATCGACGGCACCGGCGATGACGTCGTCGTCACCGATCTCGGCTCGACGAACGGCTCGACCATCCTGCGCGCCGACGGGTCGCGCGAGAACCTGGTCCCGAACTCGCCGACGGTCCTGCCCACCGGAGCGCAGGTCACGTTGGGTGACCGGACTCTGTCCGTGGAGAGGGAGCAGTGA
- a CDS encoding PP2C family protein-serine/threonine phosphatase translates to MIDRSLSDPDAHGTIRVVSASATHVGHVRATNEDSILEAAPIYLVADGMGGHNAGEVASAIAVEEFEKLTIQENVTVEQLGEALSSAADRIGELGGESTLGAGTTVAVAATMVLDGIGYWVVLNLGDSRVYRLSDEIFEQVSVDHSVVQELMDRGELTVEEARVHPYRHMVTRALGAGPESDPDYWLIPAEVGDRMLICSDGLTGEVDDATIERKLRGPADVRTISEDLVRLALDGGGRDNVSVVVVEAVEVIGLSLASEDTAGSSADSADEEFEVDEDTLPRAITEGGSGGR, encoded by the coding sequence GTGATCGACCGGTCCCTGTCGGATCCTGATGCCCACGGAACGATCCGCGTCGTCTCTGCCTCCGCGACGCACGTCGGGCACGTGCGGGCGACGAATGAGGACAGCATCCTCGAGGCCGCACCGATCTATCTGGTCGCCGACGGCATGGGAGGGCACAACGCCGGCGAGGTGGCCAGTGCCATCGCGGTCGAGGAGTTCGAGAAGCTCACGATCCAGGAGAACGTCACCGTCGAGCAGCTCGGTGAGGCGCTGAGCAGCGCCGCGGACCGGATCGGTGAACTCGGGGGAGAATCCACCCTCGGTGCCGGCACCACCGTCGCCGTGGCCGCCACGATGGTCCTGGACGGCATCGGCTACTGGGTCGTGCTCAATCTCGGCGATTCACGCGTGTACCGCCTCTCGGACGAGATCTTCGAGCAGGTCAGCGTCGATCATTCGGTGGTCCAGGAACTCATGGATCGCGGCGAGCTCACCGTCGAGGAAGCGCGCGTGCACCCGTATCGGCACATGGTGACCCGGGCGCTCGGCGCCGGCCCGGAGTCCGATCCCGACTACTGGCTGATCCCCGCCGAAGTCGGCGACAGGATGCTGATCTGCTCCGACGGGCTCACCGGAGAGGTCGACGACGCCACCATCGAACGCAAGCTCCGCGGCCCCGCCGACGTGCGCACCATCAGCGAGGACCTGGTGCGTCTGGCCCTGGACGGCGGCGGTCGCGACAACGTCAGCGTGGTCGTCGTCGAGGCGGTCGAGGTGATCGGTCTGTCCCTGGCCTCCGAGGACACCGCCGGCAGCAGCGCCGACTCCGCGGACGAGGAGTTCGAGGTCGACGAGGACACCCTGCCTCGGGCGATCACCGAGGGCGGGAGCGGCGGTCGATGA